A single Xenopus laevis strain J_2021 chromosome 3S, Xenopus_laevis_v10.1, whole genome shotgun sequence DNA region contains:
- the XB5961369.S gene encoding phospholipid phosphatase 3, with product MHLTPGGAPDWCPDPRVLKVTVGGHCPQKEPQSPVSRGSRRYLICLDLLCLCIVSIPFLICELGVVPPVHRGFFCDDTTIQFPVIHQETISDTVLISVGILITGVTIALGECYRVSRQNNSKCRPREGYLAAVYYQLLPFLFGSALGQSITNVAKLSAGRLRPNFLAVCQPEGLNCTTGYIETYRCTGDAGAVTEARKSFYSGHASFSMYSMLYLTFYLQVRLTWRGARILRPLVQFVLILVSLYTGFTRISDYRHHPSDVVVGFLQGALVAYWVVFHISDLFSKKQSEYVTVPPRPETPETFTNC from the exons ATGCACCTTACACCAGGTGGGGCCCCTGACTGGTGCCCGGACCCCCGTGTTTTAAAAGTTACAGTCGGGGGTCACTGCCCCCAGAAAGAGCCCCAATCTCCCGTGTCCCGTGGCTCCAGAAGGTACCTGATCTGCCTGGATTTGCTGTGTCTCTGTATAG TCTCTATACCCTTTCTCATATGTGAGCTGGGTGTGGTGCCACCTGTTCACCGGGGATTTTTCTGCGATGACACCACAATTCAATTCCCGGTGATACACCAAGAAACCATAAGTGACACAGTACTGATCAGCGTTGGGATTCTCATCACCGGGGTCACG ATTGCCTTGGGGGAATGTTACAGGGTCAGCCGACAGAATAACTCCAAGTGCCGCCCTAGAGAAGGCTACTTAGCAGCCGTGTACTACCAACTTCTCCCCTTCTTGTTTGGTTCTGCCTTGGGACAGTCTATAACCAATGTGGCCAAACTCAGTGCCGGGCGCCTGAGGCCAAACTTTCTAGCGGTGTGCCAGCCGGAGGGCCTCAACTGTACCACTGGCTACATTGAAACCTACAGATGTACCGGGGATGCAGGAGCCGTAACGGAGGCCAG GAAATCTTTCTATTCTGGACATGCCTCGTTCTCCATGTACTCCATGCTATACCTCACT ttttatcTACAAGTGAGGCTCACATGGCGCGGTGCCCGCATTTTGCGCCCTCTGGTGCAGTTCGTTCTGATCCTCGTGTCCCTGTACACTGGTTTCACCCGTATCTCTGACTACAGGCACCACCCGTCAGATGTGGTTGTTGGTTTCCTGCAGGGGGCGCTGGTCGCATACTGGGTG gtttttcACATTTCCGACCTGTTTAGCAAGAAGCAATCAGAGTACGTCACTGTCCCTCCTAGACCCGAGACCCCCGAAACTTTCACCAACTGTTAA